A genomic window from Pseudonocardia broussonetiae includes:
- the scpB gene encoding SMC-Scp complex subunit ScpB, with the protein MRGARPARAVRGADGAVDAVTDPEAVEESGELVLVDDDELASALEALLLVVDAPTEAESLALALGLPVARVTEALVRLSRGYADARRGIDLRHVGGGWRFYTRDAYAPYVERLLLDGQRAKLTRAALETLAVIAYRQPVTRARVSAVRGVNCDGVLRTLVSRGLVQEAGIDGATQGTLFRTTELFLERLGLSSVEDLPPLAPLLPDVDSIDDM; encoded by the coding sequence GTGCGTGGAGCTCGACCAGCCCGAGCCGTTCGGGGAGCTGACGGTGCGGTGGACGCCGTGACGGACCCGGAGGCCGTCGAGGAGTCCGGGGAGCTCGTCCTCGTCGACGACGACGAGCTCGCGTCGGCGCTGGAGGCGCTGCTGCTCGTCGTCGACGCCCCCACCGAGGCCGAGTCGCTGGCACTGGCGCTGGGGCTGCCGGTCGCGCGGGTCACCGAGGCGCTGGTGCGGCTGTCCCGCGGCTACGCCGACGCGCGGCGCGGCATCGACCTGCGCCACGTCGGCGGCGGCTGGCGCTTCTACACCCGCGACGCCTACGCCCCCTACGTCGAGCGGCTGCTGCTCGACGGGCAGCGCGCGAAGCTCACCCGCGCCGCGCTGGAGACCCTCGCGGTGATCGCCTACCGGCAGCCGGTGACCCGCGCGCGCGTCTCGGCGGTGCGCGGCGTGAACTGCGACGGGGTGCTGCGTACCCTGGTGAGTCGCGGGCTGGTGCAGGAGGCCGGCATCGACGGCGCGACGCAGGGCACCCTGTTCCGCACCACCGAGCTGTTCCTGGAGCGGCTGGGGCTGTCCTCGGTGGAGGACCTGCCCCCGCTCGCCCCG
- a CDS encoding segregation and condensation protein A yields the protein MTLLSDEPVPSGPQRFTVRLHNFEGPFDLLLQLIGKHELDITEMALHRVTDDFIAHLKFLGDDADLDETTEFLVIAATLLDLKAARLLPDAEVEDAEDLALLEARDLLFARLLQYRAYKAVASLFVELEAGAARRFPRSVALEERFSVLLPEVLLGVDAATFADLAASVFRPKPPPAGPGLGHLHQHEVSVAEHAELLRARLAELGVATFAVLTADCVAPIEVVARFLAVLDLFRGACVELDQPEPFGELTVRWTP from the coding sequence GTGACCCTGCTGAGCGACGAGCCGGTCCCGTCCGGCCCGCAGCGGTTCACCGTCCGCCTGCACAACTTCGAGGGCCCGTTCGACCTGCTGCTGCAGCTGATCGGCAAGCACGAGCTCGACATCACCGAGATGGCGCTGCACCGCGTCACCGACGACTTCATCGCGCACCTGAAGTTCCTCGGCGACGACGCCGACCTCGACGAGACCACCGAGTTCCTGGTCATCGCGGCCACCCTGCTCGACCTCAAGGCGGCGCGGCTGCTGCCCGACGCCGAGGTGGAGGACGCCGAGGACCTGGCGCTGCTGGAGGCCCGCGACCTGCTGTTCGCGCGGCTGCTGCAGTACCGCGCCTACAAGGCGGTGGCGTCGCTGTTCGTGGAGCTGGAGGCGGGGGCGGCGCGGCGGTTCCCGCGGTCGGTGGCGCTGGAGGAGCGGTTCTCGGTGCTGCTGCCCGAGGTGCTGCTCGGCGTCGACGCGGCGACGTTCGCCGACCTGGCCGCCAGCGTGTTCCGCCCGAAGCCGCCGCCGGCCGGGCCGGGGCTGGGGCACCTGCACCAGCACGAGGTGTCGGTGGCCGAGCACGCGGAGCTGCTGCGCGCGCGGCTGGCCGAGCTGGGCGTGGCCACGTTCGCGGTGCTCACCGCCGACTGCGTGGCGCCGATCGAGGTCGTCGCCCGCTTCCTGGCCGTGCTCGACCTGTTCCGCGGGGCGTGCGTGGAGCTCGACCAGCCCGAGCCGTTCGGGGAGCTGACGGTGCGGTGGACGCCGTGA
- a CDS encoding AAA family ATPase: protein MDTPRPFVPRPEPHYEDEPDPQPEPLDPGEGHRVNAPEPAPLTQHGPARIIAVANQKGGVGKTTSTINLGAALAEYGRKVLLVDFDPQGALSIGLGVQAHELDTTVYNLLMERGVEVEDVIKETGVEGLDLLPSNIDLSAAEVQLVTEVGREQALGRAIKPVLDRYDVVLIDCQPSLGLLTINALACADEILIPLACEFFSLRGVALLMDTIEKVQDRLNPDLKILGILATMFDPRTLHTREVRQRVQEAFGKLVFEAVINRTVRFPETTVAGEPITTWAPHSNGAEAYRMLAREVLAR from the coding sequence ATGGACACGCCGCGGCCCTTCGTCCCCCGCCCGGAGCCGCACTACGAGGACGAGCCGGATCCGCAGCCGGAGCCGCTCGACCCGGGGGAGGGACATCGCGTGAACGCACCCGAACCGGCCCCGCTGACCCAGCACGGACCGGCGCGGATCATCGCCGTGGCCAACCAGAAGGGCGGCGTCGGCAAGACGACGTCGACGATCAACCTGGGGGCCGCGCTCGCCGAGTACGGCCGGAAGGTGCTGCTGGTCGACTTCGACCCGCAGGGCGCGCTCTCGATCGGGCTCGGCGTGCAGGCCCACGAGCTCGACACGACCGTCTACAACCTGCTGATGGAGCGGGGCGTCGAGGTCGAGGACGTCATCAAGGAGACCGGCGTCGAGGGGCTGGACCTGCTGCCCAGCAACATCGACCTGTCGGCGGCCGAGGTGCAGCTCGTCACCGAGGTCGGGCGCGAGCAGGCGCTGGGCCGGGCCATCAAGCCGGTGCTCGACCGCTACGACGTCGTCCTCATCGACTGCCAGCCCTCGCTCGGCCTGCTCACGATCAACGCCCTGGCCTGCGCCGACGAGATCCTCATCCCGCTGGCCTGCGAGTTCTTCTCGCTGCGCGGTGTCGCGCTGCTGATGGACACCATCGAGAAGGTGCAGGACCGGCTCAACCCGGACCTGAAGATCCTCGGGATCCTGGCGACGATGTTCGACCCGCGCACGCTGCACACCCGCGAGGTGCGCCAGCGGGTGCAGGAGGCGTTCGGGAAGCTCGTGTTCGAGGCGGTGATCAACCGCACCGTCCGGTTCCCGGAGACCACGGTCGCCGGGGAGCCCATCACGACGTGGGCGCCGCACTCCAACGGCGCCGAGGCGTACCGGATGCTGGCGCGCGAGGTCCTCGCCCGGTGA
- a CDS encoding NADH:flavin oxidoreductase/NADH oxidase encodes MPDLFSPFTLKDVTLRNRIAMSPMTMYRSVDGRMDDYHLMYLGARAAGGFGLVFPEQVAIAPEGRTTVHCAGIYDDDQIEGHARVTAMIKDMGSVAGIQLGHTGRNGSEVKPWVAGDLGHQLPPDHPEGWQVVGPSDVPYGFGKRPHPVHPLTVEEIKAVHRQYAEAAVRALEAGYEWLEMHFAHGYLAASFYSPMANKRTDAYGGSLENRARFLIEALDAVREVWPEHLPLTMRLGSDDFHPDGVQFEDSITVIGWLKEHGLDLADISMGGNSDDMRDPFFGDVSAWVDRARQVKEQVDIPMATSWNLGVPQNADAAVRDGAVDVVLLGRPALANAHWPVWAARELGHKEPFDLVPEDWGWWLKNFRGHAPSIGWPEIPGEEAPPAGLPGAA; translated from the coding sequence ATGCCGGACCTGTTCAGCCCCTTCACCCTCAAGGACGTCACGCTGCGCAACCGCATCGCGATGTCGCCGATGACGATGTACCGGTCGGTCGACGGGAGGATGGACGACTACCACCTCATGTACCTGGGCGCCCGCGCCGCCGGCGGGTTCGGGCTGGTGTTCCCCGAGCAGGTCGCCATCGCGCCCGAGGGGCGCACGACGGTCCACTGCGCGGGCATCTACGACGACGACCAGATCGAGGGACACGCCCGCGTCACCGCGATGATCAAGGACATGGGCTCGGTCGCGGGCATCCAGCTCGGGCACACCGGCCGCAACGGCAGCGAGGTCAAGCCGTGGGTGGCGGGCGACCTCGGCCACCAGCTCCCGCCCGACCACCCCGAGGGCTGGCAGGTCGTCGGCCCGTCGGACGTGCCGTACGGGTTCGGCAAGCGCCCCCACCCGGTCCACCCGCTCACCGTCGAGGAGATCAAGGCCGTCCACCGGCAGTACGCCGAGGCGGCCGTCCGCGCGCTCGAGGCGGGCTACGAGTGGCTGGAGATGCACTTCGCGCACGGCTACCTCGCCGCGAGCTTCTACTCGCCGATGGCCAACAAGCGCACCGACGCCTACGGCGGCAGCCTGGAGAACCGCGCCCGGTTCCTCATCGAGGCCCTCGACGCCGTCCGCGAGGTCTGGCCCGAGCACCTCCCGCTCACGATGCGGCTGGGCAGCGACGACTTCCACCCCGACGGCGTGCAGTTCGAGGACTCGATCACCGTGATCGGCTGGCTCAAGGAGCACGGCCTCGACCTCGCCGACATCAGCATGGGCGGCAACTCCGACGACATGCGCGACCCGTTCTTCGGCGACGTCAGCGCGTGGGTCGACCGGGCCCGGCAGGTCAAGGAGCAGGTCGACATCCCGATGGCGACGAGCTGGAACCTCGGCGTCCCGCAGAACGCCGACGCCGCGGTCCGCGACGGCGCCGTCGACGTCGTGCTGCTGGGCCGCCCCGCCCTGGCCAACGCGCACTGGCCGGTGTGGGCCGCCCGCGAGCTCGGCCACAAGGAGCCCTTCGACCTCGTGCCCGAGGACTGGGGCTGGTGGCTGAAGAACTTCCGCGGCCACGCCCCGAGCATCGGCTGGCCGGAGATCCCGGGCGAGGAGGCCCCGCCCGCGGGCCTGCCCGGCGCCGCCTGA
- a CDS encoding site-specific tyrosine recombinase XerD has protein sequence MGVAVGAAVEAFLHHLTVERGSAANTVASYTADLRRYTAHLAGLGIDDLAAVREADVGAFVAALRSGPSPLAASSAGRALAAVRGLHRFAARDGLVPDDVARAVTPPALPSTLPRALGVDEVDQLLAGCIGDGPVALRDRALLELLYSTGARISEAVGIDRDDLDVDGRTVLLRGKGGKQRIVPVGRPALAAVDAYRVRARPALAAKGRGTPALLLNARGARLSRQSAWHALRGAAEVAGLTADVSPHTLRHCFATHLLAGGADVRTVQELLGHASVTTTQIYTHVTVDALREVYATSHPRALA, from the coding sequence GTGGGCGTGGCGGTCGGTGCGGCGGTGGAGGCGTTCCTGCACCACCTGACGGTGGAGCGGGGGAGTGCGGCCAACACCGTCGCGTCCTACACCGCCGACCTGCGGCGCTACACCGCGCACCTCGCCGGCCTGGGGATCGACGACCTCGCCGCCGTCCGGGAGGCCGATGTCGGCGCGTTCGTCGCGGCCTTGCGCAGCGGCCCGAGCCCGCTGGCCGCGTCGTCGGCGGGGCGGGCGCTGGCCGCGGTGCGGGGGCTGCACCGGTTCGCCGCGCGCGACGGACTGGTGCCCGACGACGTCGCCCGTGCCGTCACCCCGCCCGCGCTGCCCTCGACGCTGCCGCGGGCGCTGGGCGTCGACGAGGTCGACCAGCTGCTCGCGGGCTGCATCGGCGACGGGCCGGTCGCGCTGCGGGACCGCGCCCTGCTCGAGCTCCTGTACTCCACCGGCGCCCGGATCTCCGAGGCCGTCGGCATCGACCGCGACGACCTCGACGTCGACGGGCGCACCGTGCTGCTGCGCGGCAAGGGCGGCAAGCAGCGGATCGTGCCCGTCGGGCGGCCCGCACTGGCCGCCGTCGACGCCTACCGGGTGCGGGCCCGACCGGCCCTGGCCGCCAAGGGCCGCGGTACGCCGGCGCTACTGCTCAACGCCCGCGGCGCCCGGCTCTCGCGGCAGAGCGCCTGGCACGCGCTGCGCGGGGCCGCCGAGGTGGCGGGGCTGACGGCCGACGTCTCCCCGCACACCCTGCGGCACTGCTTCGCCACGCACCTGCTCGCCGGGGGCGCGGACGTCCGCACCGTGCAGGAGCTGCTGGGCCACGCGTCGGTGACGACGACGCAGATCTACACCCACGTCACCGTCGACGCCCTGCGCGAGGTCTACGCGACCAGCCACCCCCGCGCGCTGGCCTGA